The proteins below come from a single Holdemania massiliensis genomic window:
- a CDS encoding prolyl oligopeptidase family serine peptidase has product MNYPQWKKSNWSETRFGITMKDEYIGLEQPKDPEVLNWVAEENALTDQFFAALPGYAEKKEQLQARPFYASYSALTETEEGYWATRANKDGTRTLVVLDQNFKEIREVDLSLIPDTITVFTANSSFADSNLIYYTGLEDGAGRPCVLVVDQKANKLIRKLDGIFYSLWDKTGRRILYSDADADPEKGLNVNHVRCYDCDKDEIQTCFDYHENAVLVRLASSADGETVIAEVMENYADTVIFVQQDDGEFVSVSQDLKGAFTYVDTLGDELIFLTQSEAPMGRLIAVKQGQTLAEGRTFVAECSMKLEDAVRHGEQLVLFYLNDAASLVRIVDKTGAFCCDLPLPSPWGACTLAMQNARAIRKTESLILEFESFVHSPMLLKLTGDQLEVLYQPNPQSTDAIEVQQIFTEAADGERIPAFVVMPKGLQKTGETPTLMYGYGGYNNAILPSYNNPFVDLDIVDWVSQDRIYVSINLRGGSEYGTRWHEGGSLANKKNCFTDFIVTAERIQQEGWTCPAKTAICGGSNGGLLMCALVTMRPDLWGCVIASVPHTDMIRFRNDDRGPMYITEYGDPMDPNLFPLMLSYSPYHNIQPIAYPAIYIQTGECDNNVPPYHGKKMAAKLQENNQSEHPVLLRVLALGSHDRGKGEAHLKTIAEMQSYIDWALGEVSQ; this is encoded by the coding sequence ATGAATTATCCGCAATGGAAAAAATCAAACTGGTCTGAAACACGTTTCGGCATCACGATGAAGGATGAGTATATCGGTTTGGAACAGCCGAAGGATCCGGAAGTGCTGAACTGGGTGGCTGAAGAAAATGCCCTGACCGATCAATTTTTCGCGGCTCTGCCCGGCTATGCTGAGAAAAAAGAACAGCTGCAGGCCCGCCCGTTTTATGCCAGCTATTCGGCGCTGACAGAAACCGAAGAAGGCTATTGGGCAACCCGTGCCAACAAGGATGGAACACGGACATTGGTCGTTCTGGATCAAAATTTCAAGGAAATCCGGGAGGTTGATCTCAGCCTGATTCCCGACACGATCACCGTGTTTACAGCGAATTCATCATTTGCGGATTCCAATCTGATTTATTATACCGGACTGGAAGACGGCGCCGGACGTCCGTGCGTGCTGGTCGTGGATCAGAAAGCGAACAAACTGATCCGCAAACTGGACGGAATTTTCTATTCGTTATGGGATAAAACAGGCCGGCGGATTTTGTATTCCGACGCGGATGCCGATCCGGAAAAAGGCCTGAATGTCAATCATGTCCGCTGCTATGACTGTGACAAGGATGAAATCCAGACGTGTTTTGATTATCATGAAAACGCCGTGCTGGTGCGTTTGGCCAGCTCTGCGGATGGGGAAACCGTGATTGCGGAAGTGATGGAAAACTATGCCGATACGGTCATCTTTGTGCAGCAGGATGACGGCGAATTTGTTTCGGTCAGCCAGGATTTAAAAGGAGCGTTTACCTATGTCGATACTCTGGGGGACGAGCTGATTTTCTTAACTCAGTCCGAAGCTCCGATGGGACGTTTGATCGCCGTGAAGCAAGGGCAGACGCTGGCGGAAGGTCGGACATTTGTCGCGGAATGCTCAATGAAGCTGGAAGATGCCGTTCGCCATGGCGAACAGCTGGTGCTGTTTTACCTCAACGATGCCGCTTCCTTAGTCCGCATTGTCGATAAGACGGGAGCCTTCTGTTGCGATCTGCCGCTGCCAAGTCCATGGGGCGCCTGCACGCTGGCGATGCAGAATGCCCGTGCTATCCGGAAAACGGAATCCCTGATTCTGGAATTTGAATCATTTGTCCATTCGCCGATGCTGCTGAAGCTGACCGGCGATCAGCTGGAAGTGCTGTATCAGCCGAATCCGCAGAGCACCGATGCGATTGAAGTCCAACAGATTTTCACCGAAGCTGCCGACGGTGAGCGCATTCCAGCGTTTGTCGTCATGCCGAAGGGGCTGCAAAAAACCGGCGAAACGCCGACCTTGATGTATGGGTACGGCGGTTATAACAACGCGATTCTGCCTTCCTATAATAATCCGTTTGTCGATCTGGACATTGTGGACTGGGTCAGCCAGGACCGGATTTATGTGAGCATCAACCTGCGCGGGGGCAGTGAATACGGCACGCGCTGGCATGAAGGCGGAAGTCTGGCGAACAAGAAAAACTGTTTTACGGATTTCATTGTCACAGCTGAGCGGATCCAGCAGGAAGGCTGGACTTGCCCGGCCAAAACCGCGATCTGCGGCGGCTCAAACGGCGGCTTACTGATGTGCGCATTAGTGACGATGCGTCCGGATCTGTGGGGCTGCGTCATCGCCTCGGTGCCGCATACCGATATGATCCGTTTCCGCAACGATGACCGCGGTCCGATGTATATCACGGAATACGGCGATCCAATGGATCCGAACCTGTTCCCACTCATGCTTTCGTATTCGCCTTATCACAACATCCAGCCGATTGCTTATCCGGCAATCTACATTCAGACCGGCGAGTGCGATAATAACGTTCCGCCGTATCATGGCAAGAAAATGGCGGCGAAGCTGCAGGAGAACAACCAGAGCGAACATCCGGTACTGCTGCGGGTTCTGGCGCTGGGCAGTCATGACCGCGGCAAGGGCGAAGCCCATCTGAAAACCATTGCGGAAATGCAGAGCTACATCGACTGGGCCTTGGGTGAGGTTTCACAATGA
- the vanW gene encoding glycopeptide resistance accessory protein VanW: MSRRRVTEFLPFLLPLRRKQKIWCFYQKMKHDGHRYARHQAENRLPYLQYECTQGLINPDSGYDIQYQYNKAHNLKVVSRRMQQLIIEPGEVFSFWQLARGADHDDPYLPGLGLHDGKIVPVHGGGLCFMSELLYWMVLHTPLTVIEKHPHLVISLPANPNAEMPAGIDATIQEGWSDLKFRNDTDMPFQLILDFEEASVHAQFLCGQPPQYRYEVSGSELVYSRKKGKIFRTQQISRTLYDAESGEVVRQEACYTSRSRIDYPLSPDTEIIEEDEG, translated from the coding sequence ATGAGCCGACGTCGTGTAACCGAATTTCTGCCCTTTCTGCTGCCGCTGCGCAGAAAGCAGAAGATTTGGTGTTTTTATCAGAAAATGAAGCATGATGGGCATCGTTATGCCCGTCATCAGGCCGAGAACCGGCTGCCGTATCTTCAATATGAATGTACTCAGGGTTTAATCAACCCTGACAGCGGGTACGATATCCAATATCAATACAACAAAGCGCACAACCTGAAAGTCGTATCGCGGCGGATGCAGCAGCTGATCATTGAACCGGGGGAAGTGTTTTCCTTCTGGCAGCTGGCCCGCGGTGCGGATCATGATGATCCCTATCTACCAGGTTTAGGCCTGCATGACGGCAAGATCGTGCCGGTGCATGGCGGAGGCCTGTGCTTTATGAGCGAGCTGCTGTACTGGATGGTTCTGCATACGCCGCTGACGGTGATTGAAAAACATCCGCACCTCGTCATTTCCCTGCCTGCCAATCCCAATGCTGAAATGCCGGCGGGGATTGATGCGACGATTCAGGAGGGGTGGAGCGATCTGAAATTCCGCAACGATACAGACATGCCGTTTCAGCTGATTCTGGATTTTGAGGAAGCTTCCGTTCACGCTCAATTTTTGTGCGGACAGCCGCCGCAGTATCGCTATGAAGTTTCAGGTTCAGAGCTGGTCTACTCGCGCAAAAAGGGAAAGATCTTCCGCACCCAGCAGATCAGCCGCACGCTTTATGATGCTGAAAGCGGCGAGGTTGTCCGGCAGGAAGCGTGCTACACCAGCCGCAGCCGGATCGATTATCCGCTGAGTCCGGACACGGAAATCATCGAGGAGGATGAAGGATGA